One Sphingomonas sabuli genomic region harbors:
- a CDS encoding PspC domain-containing protein: MTTAATQTAAALPAARQADETPLPLRSDTLLGICEAVGQELGFNPNWLRVAFSALLLWNPTVIVAAYLGLGVVVFAARRLLRDRKPVPAAAPEAEPTAPVTTVEEQRLAA; the protein is encoded by the coding sequence ATGACCACCGCCGCCACCCAGACCGCCGCCGCCCTCCCCGCCGCGCGGCAAGCCGACGAAACGCCGCTGCCGCTGCGCAGCGACACATTGCTCGGCATTTGCGAGGCGGTCGGCCAGGAGCTCGGCTTCAACCCGAACTGGCTGCGCGTGGCCTTTTCGGCGCTGCTGCTGTGGAATCCGACGGTGATCGTCGCGGCCTATCTGGGCCTTGGCGTGGTGGTTTTCGCTGCCCGCCGCCTGCTGCGCGACCGCAAGCCCGTTCCGGCCGCGGCGCCGGAAGCGGAGCCGACCGCGCCTGTCACGACTGTCGAGGAACAGCGGCTCGCCGCCTGA
- a CDS encoding sulfite exporter TauE/SafE family protein, whose amino-acid sequence MLDNPLYSLAGLLVGVLVGLTGVGGGSLMTPLLVLMFGFHPATAVGTDLLFASVTKTVGTAVHHKGRTVEWPIVFSLGIGSVPAAMITLLLMHRYGFAGNKSPGFLSFLLGGALLLTAIAVLVRPWILKYAGEHIEAMDSRRATRWTVALGALLGVLVSLTSVGAGALGTTALLILYPKLPIARIAGSDIAHAVPLTLIAGLGHWWIGSVDFALMGALLLGSIPGVIVGSLLAARASDSVLRPVLGITLLIVSIRLLMS is encoded by the coding sequence TTGCTCGATAACCCGCTATATTCTCTCGCCGGCCTGCTGGTCGGAGTGCTGGTTGGCCTGACGGGGGTCGGCGGCGGCTCGCTGATGACGCCGCTGCTGGTGCTGATGTTCGGCTTCCACCCGGCGACCGCGGTCGGCACCGACCTGCTGTTCGCGTCGGTTACGAAGACCGTCGGCACGGCCGTCCATCACAAGGGGCGGACGGTCGAATGGCCGATCGTCTTCAGCCTTGGCATTGGCAGCGTCCCGGCGGCGATGATCACGCTCCTCCTCATGCACCGCTACGGCTTTGCCGGGAACAAGAGCCCGGGCTTCCTCAGCTTCCTGCTCGGCGGCGCGCTGCTGCTCACCGCCATTGCCGTGCTGGTCCGCCCCTGGATCCTCAAATATGCCGGCGAACATATCGAGGCGATGGACAGCCGGCGTGCCACCCGCTGGACGGTTGCGCTCGGCGCGCTGCTCGGGGTCCTCGTGTCGCTGACTTCGGTCGGGGCCGGGGCGCTCGGCACCACGGCGTTGCTGATCCTCTATCCGAAACTGCCGATCGCGCGCATCGCGGGCAGCGATATCGCCCACGCTGTCCCGCTGACGCTGATCGCCGGGCTCGGCCATTGGTGGATCGGCTCGGTCGACTTCGCGCTGATGGGCGCGCTCCTGCTCGGCTCCATCCCCGGCGTGATCGTCGGCAGCCTGCTTGCCGCCCGTGCGTCGGACTCGGTGCTCCGGCCGGTGCTTGGTATCACCCTGCTGATCGTCTCGATCCGCCTGCTGATGAGTTAG
- the panD gene encoding aspartate 1-decarboxylase: MIRTMLKSKIHRATVTQADLHYVGSIAIDRDLMDAADLLENEQVVIADITNGSRLETYVIPAPAGSGMIGINGAAAHLVREGDLVIIMSYAAFEDAEARRLSPRVVHVDDANRIVALGGDAAEPVPGARDQKRAVND; the protein is encoded by the coding sequence GTGATCCGCACGATGTTGAAGTCGAAGATCCACCGGGCAACGGTGACTCAGGCCGACCTGCACTATGTCGGCTCGATCGCCATCGACCGCGATCTGATGGACGCTGCCGACCTGCTCGAGAACGAACAGGTGGTGATTGCCGACATCACCAACGGCTCCCGCCTTGAAACCTATGTCATCCCCGCGCCCGCGGGCAGCGGGATGATCGGCATCAACGGCGCCGCCGCGCATCTCGTGCGCGAAGGCGACCTGGTCATCATCATGAGCTACGCGGCCTTTGAAGACGCCGAAGCGCGGCGGCTGAGCCCGCGGGTCGTACATGTCGATGACGCCAACCGGATCGTCGCCTTGGGCGGCGACGCCGCGGAGCCGGTGCCCGGCGCCCGGGACCAGAAGCGCGCCGTCAACGACTAG
- the epsC gene encoding serine O-acetyltransferase EpsC, protein MLPDFVAYLDSVKARDPAARSRWEILIYPGVWAVAFHRVAHWLYGGGLFFLARLINHFARFLTAIDIHPGATIGKRFFIDHGFTVIGESAIIGDDVTIYQCVTLGGTNPTLGAPGKRHPTIGDKVVIGSGAQVLGPITVGEGARVGANAVVTRDVAAGATVVGIPAKPVPVGVAAAEPKEFLPYGTPCSEIADPTLARLCELEREINALREQVKARQVAEPPAGRSKRA, encoded by the coding sequence TTGCTTCCTGACTTCGTGGCCTATCTGGATTCGGTAAAGGCAAGGGATCCGGCCGCGCGATCGCGGTGGGAAATCCTGATCTATCCGGGGGTGTGGGCGGTCGCCTTTCACCGCGTCGCCCACTGGCTGTACGGCGGCGGGCTGTTCTTCCTTGCCCGGCTGATCAACCATTTCGCCCGCTTCCTCACCGCCATCGACATTCATCCGGGCGCGACCATCGGCAAGCGCTTCTTCATCGACCATGGTTTCACCGTCATAGGCGAAAGCGCGATCATCGGCGACGACGTCACCATCTATCAGTGCGTCACGCTGGGCGGCACCAACCCGACGCTGGGTGCGCCGGGCAAGCGCCATCCGACCATCGGCGACAAGGTGGTGATCGGGTCGGGCGCCCAGGTGCTGGGGCCGATCACGGTCGGCGAAGGCGCGCGCGTCGGCGCGAATGCCGTCGTCACCCGCGATGTCGCGGCCGGCGCGACCGTCGTCGGCATTCCCGCCAAGCCGGTGCCGGTCGGCGTCGCCGCGGCCGAACCCAAGGAATTCCTGCCCTACGGCACCCCGTGCAGCGAGATCGCCGACCCGACGCTGGCGCGGCTGTGCGAGCTGGAGCGCGAGATAAATGCCCTGCGCGAGCAGGTCAAGGCGCGGCAGGTGGCCGAGCCGCCCGCCGGGCGGAGCAAGCGCGCTTGA
- a CDS encoding DUF6975 family protein, producing MAMNRFVDRPAVTAAEAQIARVAADGTARHPHLAALIEASGPHAARDLADAVHLLCSVHGQHPGMIEQALALTPAGAANSWLARAAGAFERERLYLLRLTAAVGPLPSTPGAAQTEATLTAQRHAVEILARSERRGCALGAATALVSDWWPVRRLLDHAASRLGVEAPAPSLPDEQSILAAIDGECDTLASERALGFGCEQMLLQNRGLFDLLEARTEARNRLDG from the coding sequence ATGGCAATGAACCGGTTCGTCGACCGCCCAGCGGTCACTGCCGCCGAAGCGCAGATCGCCCGCGTCGCCGCGGACGGCACCGCGCGCCATCCGCACCTGGCCGCGCTGATCGAGGCGTCGGGCCCGCACGCGGCCCGCGACCTTGCCGATGCCGTCCACCTGCTGTGCAGCGTTCATGGCCAGCATCCCGGGATGATCGAACAGGCGCTTGCGCTGACCCCGGCGGGAGCCGCCAACAGCTGGCTGGCCCGGGCGGCCGGCGCGTTTGAGCGGGAACGGCTGTACCTGTTGCGCCTGACCGCCGCGGTTGGACCGTTGCCGAGCACGCCCGGCGCCGCGCAGACCGAGGCGACGCTGACCGCGCAGCGCCACGCCGTCGAAATCTTGGCCCGGTCCGAGCGGCGCGGCTGCGCGCTTGGCGCGGCGACCGCGCTGGTATCCGACTGGTGGCCGGTCCGCCGCCTGCTCGACCATGCAGCCTCGCGCCTGGGCGTCGAAGCGCCCGCACCGTCGCTGCCCGACGAACAGTCGATCCTCGCCGCCATCGACGGCGAATGCGACACGCTTGCCAGCGAACGCGCGCTCGGCTTCGGCTGCGAACAGATGTTGCTCCAGAACCGCGGCCTGTTCGACCTGCTCGAAGCCCGCACCGAGGCTCGCAACCGCCTCGACGGCTGA
- a CDS encoding DUF2794 domain-containing protein, producing MSVVAPFPLPRDRRPITAFDRSELQRIMGLYGRMVAAGHWRDYALAHHADYATFAAFRRHSERPEVRIEKRPELRLKQGAFVLVSEHGVVLKRGHDLAAVLAPLERRFMRLVR from the coding sequence TTGAGCGTCGTCGCGCCGTTTCCGCTTCCCCGGGACCGGCGCCCGATCACGGCTTTCGACCGGTCGGAATTGCAGCGCATCATGGGCCTGTACGGGCGCATGGTCGCGGCCGGGCATTGGCGCGACTATGCGCTTGCCCACCACGCCGATTACGCGACCTTCGCCGCGTTCCGGCGCCATTCGGAACGGCCCGAGGTGCGCATAGAAAAACGCCCCGAGCTTCGGTTGAAGCAGGGGGCGTTCGTCCTGGTTTCGGAACATGGCGTGGTGCTCAAGCGGGGTCACGACCTGGCGGCCGTGCTGGCCCCGCTCGAGCGCCGCTTCATGCGGCTTGTGCGCTGA
- a CDS encoding hydrogen peroxide-inducible genes activator, which translates to MSVHLPTLKQLQYLVALREHGHFGKAAEACFVTQSTLSAGLRELETSLGVTLVERTRRMVRFTALGNKVADKAVRVIRAADELAELARAEGKPLHGDLRMGVIPTIAPFLLPALLPQLRAQWPSLKLFLREETSQAACEALHRGQLDCVLLALPYACGDVESAPLFDDRLFVAFPQGEAPGAGTVRADEIDETRLLMLEDGHCLKDHALSACNRPEMRAQTAMMGTSLHTLVQMVDNGLGLTFVPEMAIDAGILDRTAIEARPLRSNSGFRRIALIWRKSSHREGEYRLLAAALRRGIGKAAGTVDTGAA; encoded by the coding sequence ATGAGCGTCCATTTGCCCACGTTGAAGCAGCTGCAATATCTGGTCGCGCTGCGCGAACACGGCCATTTCGGCAAGGCCGCGGAAGCCTGCTTCGTCACCCAGTCGACGCTGTCCGCAGGCCTGCGCGAGCTTGAAACGTCGCTTGGCGTGACGCTGGTCGAACGCACCCGGCGGATGGTCCGCTTCACCGCGCTCGGCAACAAGGTCGCGGACAAGGCGGTCCGGGTCATCCGCGCCGCCGACGAGCTGGCGGAGCTTGCACGCGCCGAAGGCAAGCCGCTGCACGGCGACCTGCGCATGGGGGTGATCCCGACCATCGCGCCCTTCCTGCTGCCCGCCTTGCTCCCGCAGCTGCGCGCCCAATGGCCCAGCCTCAAGCTGTTCCTGCGCGAAGAAACCAGCCAGGCCGCGTGTGAAGCGCTGCATCGCGGCCAGCTCGACTGCGTCCTTCTCGCGCTGCCCTATGCCTGCGGCGACGTCGAAAGCGCGCCGTTGTTCGACGATCGCCTGTTCGTCGCCTTCCCGCAGGGCGAAGCCCCCGGCGCGGGCACGGTTCGGGCCGACGAGATCGACGAGACGCGGCTGCTGATGCTGGAAGACGGCCACTGCCTGAAGGACCATGCGCTGTCCGCCTGCAACCGGCCGGAAATGCGCGCGCAGACGGCGATGATGGGCACGTCGCTGCACACGCTGGTGCAGATGGTCGACAACGGGCTCGGACTGACCTTCGTGCCGGAAATGGCGATCGACGCCGGGATCCTCGATCGCACCGCGATCGAGGCCAGGCCGCTGCGCTCGAACAGCGGCTTTCGCCGGATCGCGCTCATCTGGCGCAAGTCGAGCCACCGCGAGGGCGAATACAGGCTGCTCGCCGCGGCGCTTCGCCGGGGAATCGGCAAGGCCGCAGGGACCGTCGACACCGGCGCGGCGTAG
- the katG gene encoding catalase/peroxidase HPI, which produces MDAKTGEMGGCPMGNGGKDGGVRALLGRTNKDWWPEMLATEILNPNGPTNPMGDDFDYAEAFNELDYQALKADLTALMTDSQPWWPADYGHYGPFFIRMAWHAAGTYRTADGRGGANSGQQRFAPLDSWPDNGNLDKARRLLWPIKQKYGKHISWADLFILTGNVAIESMGGPVFGFGGGRADVFEPERDIYWGSEDKWVNEGVQTRISPEHGMEMLEGPLAAIQMGLIYVNPEGPGGNPDPVQSARDMKATFERMAMNHEETVALTAGGHTFGKAHGNGDPSTLGGAPSAGELSAQGFGWVSGEEHGGIGEHTVTSGIEGSWVNTPTEWSANYFRLLLDYEYELVKSPAGAQQWQPINQKEEDMAPAAWDPSKKVPTMMTTADMALKADPEFRKISEKFRDDHEAFKDAFARAWFKLTHRDMGPKIRYLGPDVPDEDLIWQDPIPAGTKPSDADVAAVKAKIADSGLTVSQLVKTAWASASTYRKSDHRGGANGARVRLAPQKDWDVNEPENLKKVIDTLDGLRGNLSLADAIVLGGVVALEKAGAGDVPFIGGRGDATEEQTDAESFAVMEPEADAFRNYVGKKKLSVKTEEMMLDRASLLGLSVPEMVVLIGGLRVLGANHGERGHGHLTKRSGQLTNDFFVNLYDMTNVWKSAEGSGDEEFIATDRAEGHEKWRATRADLIFGSNAELRAVGEVYAEKGGQEKFVKDFVNAWTKVMNADRFDLPKGGTDASTPPTRTYA; this is translated from the coding sequence ATGGACGCGAAGACCGGCGAGATGGGCGGCTGCCCAATGGGAAATGGCGGCAAGGACGGCGGCGTGCGCGCGCTGCTTGGCCGCACCAACAAGGATTGGTGGCCGGAAATGCTGGCGACCGAAATCCTCAATCCCAACGGCCCGACCAACCCGATGGGCGACGATTTCGACTATGCCGAGGCGTTCAACGAACTCGACTATCAGGCGCTGAAGGCCGACCTGACCGCGCTGATGACCGACAGCCAGCCGTGGTGGCCGGCCGATTACGGGCATTACGGCCCCTTCTTCATCCGCATGGCGTGGCACGCGGCCGGCACCTATCGCACCGCCGACGGCCGCGGCGGCGCCAATAGCGGGCAGCAGCGCTTCGCCCCGCTCGACAGCTGGCCGGACAACGGCAACCTCGACAAGGCCCGCCGCCTGCTGTGGCCGATCAAGCAGAAGTACGGGAAGCACATCAGCTGGGCCGACCTGTTCATCCTGACCGGCAACGTCGCCATCGAATCGATGGGCGGGCCGGTGTTCGGTTTCGGCGGCGGCCGCGCCGACGTGTTCGAACCCGAGCGCGACATCTACTGGGGTTCGGAAGACAAGTGGGTCAACGAGGGCGTCCAGACCCGCATCAGCCCCGAACATGGCATGGAAATGCTCGAAGGGCCGCTGGCGGCGATCCAGATGGGCCTGATCTACGTCAATCCCGAAGGTCCGGGCGGCAATCCAGACCCGGTGCAGTCGGCGCGCGACATGAAGGCGACGTTCGAGCGCATGGCGATGAACCATGAGGAAACCGTCGCGCTCACCGCCGGCGGCCACACCTTTGGCAAGGCCCATGGCAACGGCGATCCGTCGACCCTTGGCGGCGCGCCGTCGGCGGGCGAACTGTCCGCGCAGGGCTTTGGCTGGGTCAGCGGCGAAGAGCATGGCGGCATTGGCGAGCATACCGTCACCAGCGGTATCGAGGGATCGTGGGTGAATACCCCGACCGAGTGGAGCGCCAACTATTTCCGGCTCCTCCTCGACTATGAATATGAACTGGTAAAGTCGCCGGCCGGCGCCCAGCAGTGGCAGCCGATCAACCAGAAGGAAGAAGACATGGCCCCGGCGGCCTGGGACCCGTCCAAAAAAGTCCCGACGATGATGACGACCGCCGACATGGCGTTGAAGGCCGACCCCGAATTCCGCAAGATTTCGGAGAAATTCCGCGACGACCACGAAGCGTTCAAGGATGCTTTTGCCCGCGCCTGGTTCAAGCTGACCCATCGCGACATGGGGCCCAAGATTCGCTACCTCGGCCCGGACGTCCCGGACGAAGACCTGATCTGGCAGGATCCGATCCCGGCCGGCACCAAGCCGTCCGACGCCGACGTCGCGGCGGTGAAGGCGAAGATCGCCGACAGCGGCCTGACCGTCAGCCAACTTGTCAAGACGGCCTGGGCGTCGGCTTCCACCTATCGCAAGTCGGACCATCGCGGCGGCGCCAACGGCGCACGCGTGCGCCTGGCCCCGCAAAAGGACTGGGACGTCAACGAGCCCGAGAACCTGAAAAAGGTCATCGACACGCTTGACGGCTTGCGCGGCAACCTCAGCCTGGCCGACGCCATCGTGCTGGGCGGCGTGGTCGCGCTGGAAAAGGCCGGCGCGGGCGACGTGCCGTTCATCGGCGGCCGCGGCGACGCGACCGAGGAGCAGACCGACGCCGAGAGCTTCGCGGTGATGGAGCCGGAAGCCGACGCCTTCCGCAACTATGTCGGCAAGAAGAAGCTCAGCGTGAAGACCGAGGAAATGATGCTCGACCGGGCATCGCTGCTGGGTCTGTCGGTGCCGGAAATGGTCGTCCTGATCGGCGGCCTGCGCGTGCTTGGCGCCAACCACGGCGAGCGCGGCCATGGCCATTTGACCAAGCGGTCGGGCCAGCTGACCAACGACTTCTTCGTCAACCTGTATGACATGACCAACGTGTGGAAGTCCGCGGAAGGCAGCGGCGACGAGGAGTTCATCGCCACCGATCGCGCCGAGGGGCATGAGAAGTGGCGCGCGACCCGCGCCGACCTTATCTTCGGGTCCAACGCCGAGCTTCGCGCGGTCGGCGAAGTCTATGCCGAAAAGGGCGGCCAGGAGAAGTTCGTGAAGGACTTCGTCAACGCGTGGACAAAGGTCATGAACGCCGACCGGTTCGACCTGCCCAAGGGCGGCACCGATGCGAGCACCCCGCCGACCCGTACCTATGCCTGA
- a CDS encoding amidohydrolase family protein, whose protein sequence is MASPAWGQDMVLSGATLVNPADGSQQRDSVIVVRDGRIETVGTAARNRLPKDLPVVDAKGKWVVPGYVDAHVHFFQSGGLYARPDGFDLQAVRPYQQEVSATRADVPDTFARYLASGITAVADVGGPMENFAIRAQAEGNDRAPRVAVAGPLISTRKPAVLGEAADPPIIAAKTAEEARALVRAQTAKRPDFVKIWFLVQPDETAAQHLPVVSAAIDEAHKAGVRVAVHATELETARAAVVAGADILVHGVEDKPVDDAFLALLKRRGTLYSTTLDVYDGYMRTLTRRHAFTAQEYALGDPEVMGTLLEVAAMPDTPATKPLRALAGKPIPDEPRRTLQANLKRVRDAGIPIVTGTDAGNVGTLPGPSIYREFARMAEAGLTPREILFSTTAGGARLMGWQDRIGTIAPGKLADMVVLDADPLADSANLSRIAMVIKGGKAWRQHELVPQSAAEVVQRQVNAYNSHDIDAFLATYAPDARIMDFPAKPQMQGRDMMRKVYSDMFTRLPALRVSIPRRSVIGNMVIDEEVLSGMPGMDGERAVAIYEVDGGLIRNVTFITPPPPAKDAAAKP, encoded by the coding sequence GTGGCGAGCCCGGCGTGGGGCCAGGACATGGTCCTGAGCGGTGCAACCCTGGTCAATCCGGCCGACGGATCACAGCAGCGCGACAGCGTAATCGTCGTCCGCGACGGCCGGATCGAGACAGTCGGTACCGCTGCACGTAACCGACTGCCCAAAGACCTTCCGGTCGTCGACGCCAAGGGCAAGTGGGTGGTGCCCGGCTATGTCGATGCACACGTCCACTTCTTCCAGTCCGGCGGGCTGTACGCGCGGCCCGACGGGTTCGATTTGCAGGCGGTCCGGCCGTACCAGCAGGAAGTCAGCGCGACCCGCGCCGACGTTCCGGATACCTTCGCGCGTTACCTGGCGAGCGGCATTACCGCGGTCGCGGACGTCGGCGGCCCGATGGAGAATTTCGCCATTCGGGCGCAGGCCGAGGGCAACGACCGGGCGCCGCGCGTCGCGGTCGCAGGGCCGCTGATTTCTACCCGCAAGCCAGCGGTGCTCGGCGAGGCCGCCGACCCGCCGATCATTGCCGCGAAGACCGCCGAGGAGGCGCGCGCACTGGTCCGCGCCCAGACGGCGAAGCGGCCCGACTTCGTCAAGATCTGGTTCCTCGTGCAGCCCGACGAGACGGCGGCGCAGCACCTGCCAGTGGTCAGCGCGGCCATCGACGAGGCGCATAAGGCCGGCGTCCGCGTGGCGGTTCACGCAACCGAACTGGAAACGGCGCGGGCCGCGGTCGTCGCGGGCGCCGATATCCTGGTCCACGGGGTCGAGGACAAGCCGGTCGACGACGCCTTCCTGGCGCTGCTGAAGCGGCGCGGTACGCTCTATTCGACGACGCTTGACGTCTATGACGGCTACATGCGCACCCTCACCCGGCGGCACGCGTTCACGGCGCAGGAATATGCGCTTGGCGACCCGGAGGTGATGGGCACGCTGCTCGAGGTTGCGGCCATGCCCGACACGCCCGCGACGAAGCCCCTCCGGGCCCTTGCGGGCAAGCCCATTCCCGACGAGCCGCGACGCACGCTGCAGGCCAATCTGAAGCGCGTGAGGGACGCCGGCATCCCGATCGTCACCGGCACCGACGCGGGGAATGTCGGGACGCTGCCGGGGCCGTCCATCTACCGCGAGTTCGCGCGCATGGCCGAAGCCGGCCTGACCCCGCGTGAAATCCTGTTCAGCACGACCGCCGGCGGCGCGCGGCTGATGGGCTGGCAGGATCGGATCGGCACCATCGCGCCGGGCAAGCTGGCCGACATGGTGGTGCTTGACGCCGACCCGCTGGCCGACAGTGCGAACCTCAGCCGGATCGCGATGGTCATCAAGGGCGGCAAGGCGTGGCGCCAGCACGAGCTGGTGCCGCAAAGCGCGGCTGAAGTCGTGCAGCGGCAGGTCAACGCCTATAATTCCCACGACATCGACGCCTTCCTGGCGACCTATGCGCCTGACGCCCGGATCATGGATTTCCCCGCCAAGCCGCAGATGCAGGGGCGCGACATGATGCGCAAAGTCTATTCGGACATGTTCACGCGCTTGCCCGCGCTTCGCGTTTCCATTCCGCGCCGGTCCGTCATCGGCAACATGGTGATCGACGAGGAAGTGTTGAGCGGCATGCCCGGAATGGACGGCGAGCGCGCGGTCGCCATCTACGAGGTCGATGGCGGACTGATCCGGAACGTCACCTTCATCACTCCCCCGCCTCCGGCCAAGGACGCCGCCGCCAAGCCGTGA
- a CDS encoding SIMPL domain-containing protein yields the protein MKKFMIAAVLAASPAVLHAQPQPEITVSPSGAVLSLSAEGESKRVPDIATFSAGVVTQDQTAAGALRANSIQMDRVIAALKQAGIADRDIQTSAISLNPRYSDPEREAQLRARQTGQPYIAPDDTARRIVGYDARNTVEVKVRELARMGRVIDTLAEVGANEINGPDFTLDEQDSALDEARASAVAKGRARAELYARASGLRVGRILSISESGGYYPVRQIMVTGSRVGGAAAPPPPPPPAPVAPGELSLGVNVSMQFELVR from the coding sequence ATGAAAAAGTTCATGATCGCGGCCGTTCTCGCCGCCAGTCCGGCCGTGCTCCACGCACAGCCCCAGCCCGAAATCACCGTCAGCCCGTCGGGTGCCGTCCTCAGCCTGTCGGCGGAGGGCGAAAGCAAGCGCGTGCCCGATATCGCGACCTTTTCCGCCGGCGTCGTCACGCAGGACCAGACCGCGGCCGGTGCGCTGCGCGCCAACAGCATCCAGATGGACCGGGTCATCGCCGCGCTGAAACAGGCGGGCATCGCCGACCGCGACATCCAGACCAGCGCGATCAGTCTTAACCCGCGCTATTCCGATCCCGAACGCGAAGCGCAACTGCGCGCCCGGCAGACCGGCCAGCCCTATATCGCACCCGACGACACCGCCCGGCGGATCGTGGGCTACGACGCTCGCAACACGGTCGAGGTCAAGGTCCGCGAACTTGCCCGGATGGGCCGGGTGATCGACACGCTGGCCGAAGTCGGGGCCAACGAAATCAACGGCCCCGATTTCACGCTCGACGAACAGGACAGCGCATTGGACGAAGCCCGCGCGTCGGCGGTCGCCAAGGGCCGCGCCCGCGCCGAACTCTATGCCCGTGCGTCGGGGCTGCGGGTCGGCCGGATCCTGTCGATCAGCGAAAGCGGCGGCTATTACCCGGTCCGCCAGATCATGGTCACCGGCTCGCGCGTCGGCGGTGCCGCCGCGCCGCCTCCGCCTCCGCCTCCGGCCCCGGTGGCACCCGGCGAGCTCAGCCTCGGGGTTAACGTCTCGATGCAGTTCGAACTGGTGCGCTAG
- a CDS encoding methyl-accepting chemotaxis protein yields MATQGIEQVTENAIRAVARDCGSLSIECSDVAGYVSDVAQRISDNLKMLDQLEEVTTRLLADQGRVSDSTDEARLLAEQAKAKLDAGRDAIDGTIGGFKGLTELVVQLGERMAGFASAMNQVQMVSSTIEAIARKTNMLALNATIEAARAGDAGRSFAVVAAEVKKLAHDTRAATSQIAATIGELTREAGAVTSEIKTGVERSREAQKGFGQISDTVREVSEIVAMVDRQTEGIAHSTSMIQTSVDRVKAGLTDFSGDARANGNQLVSAKERLGHLELLSNTMLDTLANSGAEIDDTPFILKAQEAMRAIQAAVEQGIANGEIDEEAVFDRNYRLIEGSNPAQYDSGFCDFADTYVRPVLDRFKASDGRIIGSAITDVNGYLPTHLSERSHKPGPDPVWNDEHCRNKRIFMDETTRNAINSNKPAMLATYRMELGDKYIPVKNVFVPLWVNGRRWGNFELAYRDE; encoded by the coding sequence ATGGCCACACAGGGTATCGAGCAAGTCACCGAAAATGCGATCCGCGCGGTGGCGCGCGACTGCGGCTCCCTGTCGATCGAATGCAGCGATGTCGCCGGCTACGTGTCCGACGTCGCCCAGCGCATCAGCGACAACCTCAAGATGCTCGACCAGCTCGAAGAGGTCACCACGCGTTTGCTCGCCGACCAGGGCCGGGTGTCCGACAGCACCGACGAAGCGCGGCTTCTCGCGGAACAGGCCAAGGCCAAACTCGATGCCGGCCGCGATGCCATCGACGGTACCATCGGCGGGTTCAAGGGGCTGACCGAACTGGTCGTCCAGCTGGGCGAGCGGATGGCCGGCTTCGCTTCGGCGATGAACCAGGTGCAGATGGTTTCCTCGACCATCGAGGCGATCGCGCGCAAGACCAACATGCTGGCGCTCAATGCGACCATCGAGGCAGCGCGCGCCGGGGATGCCGGGCGCAGCTTCGCGGTCGTCGCCGCCGAAGTGAAGAAACTTGCCCACGACACCCGCGCCGCGACCAGCCAGATCGCCGCCACCATCGGCGAACTGACCCGCGAGGCCGGCGCCGTCACCTCCGAGATCAAGACCGGCGTTGAACGCAGCCGCGAAGCGCAAAAGGGCTTCGGCCAGATCAGCGATACCGTCCGCGAAGTCAGCGAAATCGTCGCCATGGTCGATCGCCAGACCGAAGGCATTGCCCATTCGACCAGCATGATCCAGACCAGCGTCGACCGCGTGAAGGCCGGCTTGACCGACTTTTCCGGGGACGCCCGCGCCAACGGCAATCAGCTGGTGTCGGCCAAGGAACGGCTTGGCCACCTCGAACTGCTGTCCAACACAATGCTCGACACGCTGGCCAATTCCGGCGCCGAAATCGACGACACGCCGTTCATCCTCAAAGCGCAGGAAGCGATGCGCGCCATCCAGGCCGCGGTGGAACAGGGCATCGCCAACGGCGAGATCGACGAGGAAGCGGTGTTCGACCGCAATTACCGGCTGATCGAAGGCAGCAACCCGGCCCAGTATGACAGCGGCTTCTGCGACTTCGCCGACACTTATGTCCGGCCTGTGCTCGACCGCTTCAAGGCCAGCGACGGCCGCATCATCGGCTCCGCCATCACCGACGTGAACGGCTATCTTCCGACCCATTTGTCGGAACGGTCGCACAAGCCCGGTCCGGATCCGGTGTGGAACGACGAACATTGCCGCAACAAGCGCATCTTCATGGACGAGACGACCCGCAACGCGATCAATTCGAACAAGCCGGCAATGCTTGCCACCTACCGCATGGAGCTGGGCGACAAGTATATTCCGGTGAAGAACGTGTTCGTCCCGCTCTGGGTGAACGGCCGCCGCTGGGGCAATTTCGAACTCGCCTACCGCGACGAATAA